The following DNA comes from Candidatus Bathyarchaeota archaeon.
CAAAGAAACAAAAGTCTAGGCTAAGTGTGACCATGTGGCGCCGACGGGCATTACCACTCCTCTTCTTCCCAACCCTCTTCTTCGCCCTCTTCTTCGCCCCACTCTTCGTCTGACCATTCTTCTTCCCAATCTTCAGCCATATTACATAAGGCCTCCAGCGTGTAGCAGAGAAAACGCCTCAATTATGTATAAAAAACTGATGTAAAAAATTAACAGTTAAAAAATCGGTCAAAATCGTAAAATTACTTAAATTTAATAGTTATTACTTGAATAATCGGTAATTATAAGTCATTTTCATTTTTTTATAAAATATTAAACTTATTTTGCTGTTAAATGGTCAGCTAGAGGAAAAAAAGTCTGTCACAACCGAACTAAGAGCTTGCTATCTTCTCAAAAAACATCCGCTTACAAGAAACAATCGCACTATAGGCTTCTTTAAGATTCGTTCGAAGGTCAATTCCATACACCTGGTAGAGAAAGTATGCTATTCCCTTATGAGTGCGGTAACGAGTTTTAAACTCGCTTAACGCTTTCCGAACATTCCTCCAACTCACTTTCATTTCTTGGATACGCTTGACTAACCCTTGCGATTGCTGAACCAACTTGGCACATTCACGTGTTTGCCTAGTAATTAACCGCTTAAATAACACTTCATGCGATTGCGGATAGATGATTCTAAGATAGGTTAGCCGATGCGCCGGAATACTTAATTTCTTCAGAAAATCGAAGAAATCGTCGGGGAGCATGATTTTGTCACGAAAATATGTATACTTGGGAGCTTTCAAATGTGGGAAAAGATAAAAGGAAGGCCCCATTGGGATACAAGGGGTTCTCCGTAATGCCCTAACAATAGCCGCCCTCTTCCTAGCAGAAGCTGATGAAGAATTATAGGCTATCGCCATTAGGCTCCCAAGCTCATAAAGCCTCCGACCTTTGTCTACCCGTGGATGAACTAATTCTCTTGAACGCTTCAAAACTATCGGCTCATTATCCCGAACCAGTTCCAGAGCATAATGAAGCGAACTCTTCGGTAATTTCCAAAATGAATAATGAAGTCTTACTCCGCCGAGAGCTGAAAGTTTCCTACTTATCCAAATACGTTTAGCTGCCTCCTTCGGAGACCTGTAGCAAAGAAAATAATGCGCAATGGGCTTTTGAGACATCCCGTCTACCCGTCTATCAAGAGTCAGATAACTTTATTTCCATAAACCAGTTGAATCTACAGACTTTACTATTTTGTGTACCCTTAAAAGCGTGTAAGCTTATGACCCTAACGAAAACTCCAAAAAGTCTCCCGGCAGGTTTTTATAGAAACCGTTGACCAAGTTAAGCCGCAATTCGAGGGAGTTAATACGCCACCCAAATTCTCGGTAAGGACGAAGTTAATACTTTCATCTATTATTGGTACCGCACTTTTTGCAGTGCTCCTTTGGTATTTCGGTCTTGAAAAGCTACTAACTTCAATTCAAAATGTTTCACCCTATTGGCTTGGAATTTCAGCAATCATGTCAATTATGTTCTATCTGCTTCGAGCTATACGATGGAAGATCCTATTGTTTCCGGTTAAGAATTCAGTTAATTGCGTAAACACATTCTGGATCACTATTCTGGGCTATTTTGTTAATACTCTAATCCCAGTTCGTCTAGGAGAATTTCTCCGAGCCTTTCTTCTCAAGGGAAAAGAGGATATTGGGTTCTTTGAAGGATTCTCCTCAATTGTTGTTGAACGAGTACTTGATCTCTTGGGTGTCGTTGGAATCGGCGTAATCGCTCTCTATCTTCTCCCCTTGGGAACGGTTTTTCCCCCCTGGTTTACTCAGAGTCTGAAAATCGTGGGAGGCATAGTTTTCATTGCGATAATCTGCCTAATCATAGGAACAAAGAAGGAAGATTCGATGCTTCATTTCACACAAAGGATTCTGACTGCGGTTAAACTATCCCAAAGGTGGCGGGAGAGAATCACAAACCTTGTGAAATCATTAATTGATGGGGCAAAAGGAGTTAGCCAACGTCCACTTCTACTTATTATTATTTTAGTGCTAACGGTGGGAATCTGGCTAATTCAATTCTTAGTAGTACTCTTTCTTTTCGAGGCGTCCAAATATCATGTGCCATTAAGCATTCTTCTGTTGGGTACTATGATCATTCAGCTTTCCTACATATTTCCAGCGGCACCGGGTTTTGTGGGATCCTATGAGGCTTTTTGGCTGATTGTTTTTGTTGGACTTGGTTTATCTCAAGATTTGATTTTTCCAATTAGCTTCATCGGTCACATTATTCACTTGGTTGTGATAACTGCGTTAGGATGCGCTGGGACTATTTGGATGGGAGTGAGTTTTAGGGAGCTCTTTAAAATCCGAAGATAACATCTCAGAAGCCCTACATTGCTATATGTTAGTGCGATAGCCAAAATATGAAGTAGTTAACATCATAACACTAATGATTTAGGGAGAATTTTATACCTGTAGCCTTTGAATCCATTTGTAGGTAGAATAAATTTGCGTAGAGTTGATGCAACCCTGGAAAGTATTCTTGAAGCTGCTAAGAAAATCCGAACTGGGGGTATTGTTATCTATCCTACAGACACGGTCTATGGCCTCGGTTGCGACCCATTTAATGTTAATGCTGTTGCTAAGCTCATAAAGGTAAAGGGTGACAGACGGAAACCCTTGCCAATCCTCTGCCAATCCATTCCGGATGTAAAACGAATAGCCCATTTCACAGAAGAAGCGCAGCGGCTGGCAGATGCATTTTGGCCGGGACCCCTTACTCTTGTGCTAAAGCGAAAACCGGTAGTACCGGATATAATAACAACTGGTCTGGATACCGTAGGTGTTCGAATCCCAAGACATGAAGTAGCCCTCAAACTTATCGGCCACTCCGGAGGGTGCCTTATTGGTACAAGTGCAAATATTAGCGGGCAGAAATCCCCAATTACCGCGGAAGAAATCACTCAAATAGGCAGCCAAGTTGACATAATTATCGACGCAGGTGCTACACCCCTCAAGAAGGAATCGACTGTTATCGACTTAACTGCAAAAACGCCAAGATTTCTTAGAATCGGACCAGTATCAGCTGAAGCCATAGCAAATATCTTGGGTATTAAAATCAATAAAGATGCCGTAATCTAAAATTGTCTGAACCCTTTTAATAACCAGTCCACAATAATAACTTGGAGAAAGCCCCATTGCTTGAAGATTTTAATCTTCTAATTTCAACCGGAAGGGGATACGAAGGCGACGCCTGTTCCGAAATCTGGTATTTTCTCAGCGAATTAGGTGACTCAACAGCCCAGATTGACAAGACCGGGATATCAGGCTTGGTTGTAGCTAAAACAAAACTTGACCCATTCCAAGTTGTAGAAAAACTAAGAGCAATAATGAAGGAAAGGCCTTGGGACTTCCGCTATATCCTTAAAGTTACCCCCATTGAGCGAGTTGTTCGCAGCGATCTCAACGCAATTAGACTTGCTTCAGCTGAAATTGCCTCAAAAATACAACCGAACGAAACTTTCCGTGTAACCGTTGAAAAAAGGCATTCCGAGCTCTCTACAACAGATGTAATTGAAGCTGCAGCTGCTGAAATTAACCGTAAAGTTAACTTAGAAAACCCTGATAAGATAGTTCTAGTTGAAATCCTCGGTCACCTAACTGGTTTATCAGTGATTAGAGCTACGGATGTTCTTGCGGTCATTAAGGAGAAGCGCCCTAGTTAGCGCCGTATCGCCAACAACGCAACACGCTCAATAATCAAATCTACTAAAGTCTCGACTCGGGAAACATTGCTTTCAAGCTTCGCCTCGATCTCCAAATCTGAAACTGTGAAAATCTTCTTTAACAACTCAAACTTAGCATCCGTCATCGTTTCAAGCACTGCGTCATCACGAATACCATTAACAACCCGTGAAACTTCATTAAGGGAAACCTCTGCAATTTCACTGTTATCAGCAACAATTACGATCGCAATTTCAGAGGTTACCGGTCTTACCCCTATCATTTCGCAAGCTTTTTGAATTTGTCTCTGCCCTGAGGCGTAAAGAAGAATTTCAACAGCGAGGCTATTTGAAATGTTTCTCTTATCGGAAAATGCTTTCACCGCGTTGAGCGTAGCGAAGTATATATGCCTCCATCCTGCGATTCTGCTTGCATCAAAAACCTGTACTTGGGCAAGCCCAGCTGCCCCCTTTATTTTTTTAAAGAAATCCTCGACGTTCCCAAATTTTACGTGAGAGAAGCCAGCGATAACCAGAAATTTGCCAAATTCATCAAGCTTTTGCAGCACTATTTTTCCCCAAAGATTTCTTTGACGAAGCGTTTCACAATAATGGGTTGCAGCCCAATTTTTATAAGTTCGGCTTCAATTTCACTGAGGGTCTTACCTTCGTTTTTCAGTTTTTCCCCAAGTTTCTTAATCGTTTCATATCGCTCCCAAGGAAAAATAATCCAAGCTTCCGTGGTCTTCGCATAGAAGTCTGGCTTAACAATGCTCCAAGGCTTATAATATATAGTAGCAATTTTAACATCAGTCGCCCCATTTTCCAGAAGAGTCTCACGAACCATTTTAAGGCTCTTGCCCGAGTCAGCCACATCATCAACAACTAGAATTCGTTTACCATCAACTGGAACTGAAATAGGTTGAGTGATGACCGGGGCTTCTACAGTTTTATAGACATCCATGTAAAATTCAACTTTAATATTGGCAATATTCGGGTTATTTAGAAAATCAGACAGTATCCTAGCGGGAGGCCAGCCGCCTCTGGCGACCCCGACAATTATATCCGGTTTAAAACCGTTCTTTTTTATCTCATCAGCTAATTCAATCAACAGCTGATATATGTAATCCCAGCTTGGGACTTCAAACGTAATGACTTGAGACAGGGTTTTTCCTTCCTAGAAACAACACAGGAAGTAAGCCTAACACTGTTATAATCTTATTGAACATAAATTTTACAGTTGATTATATCAATCCTAGTTTGCATAACTCTTCCATCAGGATAGCTGATGAAAACTTGCGTTAATAAGCAAGCTTACTATATTACTACCGCGCAGTTGAGCGCTAGGGATTATCCGCCATGTGAAACTGGAACAATAACTATGGAATCACCTGGTTTTACCTTAGTTTTAAGACCTTGAAGAACGCTGATTTCTCGCTCATTTACAAGGATCAGCGCACGAGGACGAGGATCGTTAAGTTCAGGATCAAAAAGCGCTCTTTCAAACTCTGCACCTAATTGCTTAGCAATTTGTTTCAGAAAGACTTCAAGAGTTGTTGCCGACCTGATTTTTACAATTGCCTCCCTCTTCCCGGCTAAGGTAGTAAAAAAGCCTATCATTTTGACGGTTACATATCCTCCGGAAGACCTAGCCATTTCCCATACCACGCAACTTCATTAAAAGTAAGGGTTCTCAGCCCTTTATTATAGGTAGTCCAAGATTAATTTTTAAACAAACACCGAATAGGCTAAAACGCGAAAGCAGTGCGCTATTACGTGTAAATAAGTTATTAACAAAAAGCAATTTTAGCGAAATAAAACCTGCATGAATTCAGTTAATGTCCTGCTCGTCATGGCTGGCAACAAGCTCGGTGCAGGTCAGTTTCACATCATCATAAAAGAAACTTGCAAAGCTAAATTTAAGAATTAGGCCAGTCGATCCACTTTATGACTTGTTAAAAATTCAACGAGTTCTGAAGCAAGTTCAATTAGATACCGCGCTTCCTTTAACGCCATTTCTTTGGATAAACTTTCTGGCATCTCGCTTCTCACACTAATGAAATGCTCAATCCGTGTTAACAATCGAAGGGTGTGGTCCTCAACTGGCGCTTTTGTCGGTTCAATTTGGTGTACCACCGCATTTAGGAAAATTGGATCCCCTAGAGCATAGTAGATAGCTGTTTGGGCCTTTCTCATCGCTAAAATTGCAAGGCTTACCGCCACCATTTGAACCCCGGTCTTCTCAGCCATCTGGAAGTCTGCATTTGCCTCACGAAGACAACGGAAAGCCCATCCCCGCCGATAATCATCGATTAAGAAACTCGTTTCAGGCATGGTTTAATTCAACTCTTTTACCCTCAATCTTAATAAAGAAAGACAGATTCATAACCATTCTCGCGCCAAGAGAGATACCGATTCCAATTAAGGTTAAATTAGGCTGCCATAGGGGGTGCGGTTATGACTGCCACCTGTTTTTGCACTTGTTTTTGCTCAATCTTTCTAAGATGCGAAATATAACCTGCGATTTGATTCCGAATTTTGTTAGAAGGAATAATTGCTATTTCGGCTAGTGCCCGCTTGTTTGCTTCATAGTCCGCAGAGAATTTGTTCGGATATTTTTCAATAAGTTCTCGGGCAAGTCTTTTAATTTGCTCAGACCGAACGCACCCCACAATAAGACCTCCGCTTACCCCCATTCCAAAGCCAGACGACCTCACGGAAGGTATTTAACTGATGCTTCAATCCTTTTTGCCTTTTGCCTCCATGAAAATCTATACAATTATGTTTTAAGTCGAGATGAAGAAAGAAACTATATGAATTTCTATTGGTGCTTGAGCTGATTTTTCCTTCTTTTACAACATATGCATTAAATCTGGAAGGGGAAGAATTATGACAAAAGTTCAATAAGATAAGGTAACGAATACTACCAAACATCGTCTAGTTTAAAAATAAAATAGTGCCGGAAGAATTTCAATCATTTTGGAATGGGAATTAAAAAAGCATTTTTAGTAACTAAGTAAAGGCAATAAGGTTTAAATATGCTTTTAATAGGAAGAGCGATTCGAGACGGTTCAAATGGCTTTAGAAGAGCTACAAATAGCCCCAATGCATAGGTTAATTAAAAAAGCGGGTGCAGAGAGAGTTAGCGAAGAGGCAGCAATCGAGTTAAGAACAGTCTTGGAAGAAATTGGAATGAAAATCTCTAAAGAAGCGCTTGATTTCGCTGTTTACGCTGGTCGAAAAACGGTAAAAGCTGAAGATATTAAAATTGCTTTAAGAAAAATTATAAAAGAATAGAATTTAGTTCCTTTTCTTTTATATTCGCAAGCCTAAGTACGCCTAAATAGCAGCTTTCCAAAAATGCTTATATTGAAGTGTTTTTCTTGAATTTAGTTAAACTTTATGAGAGGGGAGCATTATGGCGGTTCAAGCAGTACCAGGAGAATTAGCGGGTCAGCCCGTTCTAATACTAAAGGAGGGTGCCACGCGGAGACGGGGTAAAGAAGCCCAAAGAAACAACATAATGGCTGCTAAGATCATAGGCGAAGTTGTAAAATCAACCTTAGGCCCACGCGGAATGGATAAAATGCTGGTCAGCAGCCTTGGAGACGTGACTATTACCAATGACGGTGCAACGATTTTAGACGATATCGACGTTCAACACCCAGCTGCAAAAATGATGGTAGAGGCAGCTAAAACGCAAGACAAAGAAGTTGGCGATGGAACGACGACTGTCGTCGTCTTGGCCGGAGAGCTGCTGAAAAAAGCAGAAGACCTACTTGACCAGAACATACACCCAACAACTATTGTAAGTGGCTACCGAAAAGCAAATGATAAAACAATTGAAATACTGGATGACATTGCAGTTAAAGTCGACCTAGAAGACAGGAATACTTTGAAAAAAGCTGCACTAACCTCAATGCATGGAAAATCCATTGGCATCGCAAGGGATCATTTAGCAGAGATTGCAATCGATGCGGTGAAACTAATCTCAGAAAAACGAGGAGACAAATACATCGCGGATATAGACCAAATCTCAATCATCAAAAAGACCGGAGAAAGTCTATTTGACACGCAATTGGTAAAGGGCATAATTGTTGACAAGGAAATTGTTCATACCGGAATGCCAAAGCGAACAGAGAACGCGAAAATTGCCTTACTCGATTGCCCACTTGAAATCGAAAAAACTGAAATTAGCGCTGAAATAAGAATTCGAGACCCAACGCAGATGAAGGCATTCCTCGACGAAGAAGAGCGGATGCTTAAGGAAAAAGTTAACAAGATTAAGGAAGCTGGAGCTAACGTTGTATTTTGCCAAAAAGGAATCGATGACGTTGCACAGCACTTCCTCGCTAAAAACGGAATCATAGCGGTTCGAAGGGTTAAGAAGTCAGATATGGAAAAATTAGCGAGAGCAACGGGAGCTAGAATCGTCACGAATTTAGAGGACTTAAAGCCAGGAGATCTTGGGTTCGCCGGACTAGTAGAGGAGAGAAAGATAGGCACAGACAAACTTACCTTCGTTGAGAATTGTAAGAATCCGAAATCGGTTTCAGTGCTAATACGAGCTGGACTGGAACGCATGGTGGATGAAGGTGAGAGGTCGCTTCACGACGCCATTTGCGTAGTTGGAGATATTGTTGAGGATAACAGGATTGTCGCTGGAGGAGGAGCCACTGAAGTTGAAATAGCCAAGCGACTACGTGACTATGCAGCGAAGATCGGGGGAAGAGAGCAAATAGCCATAGAAGCTTTCGCCGAAACGCTCGAGGCTATACCGCGAACATTGGCTGAGAATGCCGGACTTGAACCCATTGACATCCTCGTCGCCTTGCGGGCAGCGCATGCAAAGCCTAAAGGACTTTGGGTTGGCGTGGATGTATTTAGCGGCAAAACCATAGATATGATGGAAGCAGGAGTAATTGAGCCCCTTAGCGTCAAGAAACAAGCTATCAAATCAGCGACAGAAGCCGCTTCCATGATCCTAAGAATTGACGATGTAATAGCGGCCGCCAAACCTACGGAGAAGGGGGGACCATCTGAGAAATATAAGCCCCCTGAGGAAACTGAAGAATAGAGACAACCACTCTATTTTTTATCTTCGAAATCCTTTCATTTCACGAAGTATTAGTAAGTTAAAAAAGCCGGCGCCTCGGTAGTCTAGTCCGGTCAAGGATCGCGGCCTCTCGTCCTACTTGGTGAGAAAGCCGTGGACGCGGGTTCAAAACGGCGCTAGTCTTAAACTAGTGTTGTGAAACTCCCGCCCGAGGCACCAGATCTTTTGGGGTGAATGGGTTTCCGCGAGTAATTGTGATAACTGGTACTCCTGGAGTGGGAAAAACCACTGTTTCAAGTTTGCTGGCAAAGAAGTTGGGAGCTACCTACTTAGACCTCGGCGAATTGGTGAAACAAAAACGATTTTTTTCCGGATATGATAAAGCGCGGAACAGCTTAATCGCTGACATTAAACGATTATCAAGGTATATTCAAAAAATTATGATTTCCTCCATGCAAGATTTTTTAATTATTGATGGGCACTATGCAGCAGACGTAGTTCCAGCTGAGAAGGTTTTCTTAGCGTTTGTGCTCAGATGCGATCCAGAGGAATTAGCGGAGAGGCTAAAAAAGGCTGGCTCTGGTGAGAGAAAGATCTCTGAAAATGTTGCAGCTGAGATTTTGGACATCTGTCTATGGGACACACTTGCTAGGTATCCCTCAAAAATTGTATGTGAAATTAACACAACCGGGAAAGATCCAGGTCAAGTAGTTCAAGAGATTGAGATGGTTTTAAATGGAAAGAGAAAAGCCACATTAGGAAATGTCGACTGGCTTGGCAAGCTTGACCGCGAGGGAAAACTAGACTTAGTCTTCCAGGATTTTTATCAGGTTAACTAGGTTCACTAATTTGAGCTAAAATTTCACGCTTAGTTAGTAGGGTTACGCCCCGACGATTAGCGTACGCCTTTGCATGATCGCTAAACATTTCAGCTACAATAATTGGGTTAGGTATCCTAACGTCAGCAGATGCTCTATCAATGTTAATGACCATGTTTACACCGACCGTTCTCTTCCAATCCTTTACCATGACTATATGTCTACTCTCCGGCCGCGATATAAGAAGGTCAAACGTCTGTAAAACACCGGAAGCACCATTTAGCATGACATCTTGCTCAACTTGATAGCCACGAAGCTTAAAATACTTAATCGCCAACTCTAGAAGGCTTTGATTAGTCATCAGCTTTATTCTCCCTATAGAAAAGGTAAATCCTGCCTCAGTGAAAAAGCTTGCGAGGATGAAATTCCATTTGTACCTCATTGTAAGATGCTATAAATGTGGAAGCCTTCTCTTAGCGTGCAGTGGTGTAAAGACGAAAACATGCCCTTACTGTGGTTCGCTATTAAAGTTAGATAAGGTAATAGTAGCTGAAAAAGCTCGATCTGCACGCGAAGCATCGAGGAAGTTGCGTCTACTTAAGGAAAAAGCTGTCAAAAAGCGTTGCCATCCAACGTACCAGTCTCTGTAGCCCGATAATAACTTTTTCCATCTTCACCCAAGAATTTTTTCACCTTACCAGTCACGACGAGCTCGTCTAGACATGGGAGAACTTCTTGAAGGAAGGCTTGAGTAGAAAGCCCCAACGCTTCTTGAAGTTGATTTAAGTTTAGCTTTTCATGCTTCCGGAGTAATTGATACAATTTAACTGACATTGCTAGCCGTGAAAGGGATGATCGGGGCTGCGGCTTCAGAAGCTCAATCTCCTGGGGTTTCCCGTAAAAACGTCTTTGCATTTCTGACTTAAGTTGGTCGTCGGATAACTGAGAGAAAGCACGCTCAGGCTCTACATATATAGGAAAAGCGTATGGGATTAGTGGAAGATTTATGAGCGCTTCTCCAGGCTTAAGATAGTGTAGATAGCTTGCTTGGTCATCCGTGAGTTTCATCGCACCTTTTAGGATGGCTTGGTCGTCCTCAGTCTTAACTTCATGACAGATTCGGGTTGCCGCATTTTTAAGTATCTCCCTTGAAATTTGGGTTGGAAACTGGCTGATGATGATCAATCCCTCACCAAACTTTCTTAACTCGGATATCATTCGCTCTCCAATTGATGGCGGATCCTCTAAGCGTCTAGCCGGAACAATGCTGCGCGATTCCTCAATGACTGTTACATGTTGAAGTTTAGATGGCGCTCGTTCAGTCCAATAATCGTAAATCAATTTAAGTAAAATTGATGTGAAGATCTTTCGCACTTCTTCCTCCTTGAAGTGCCCTAGTTCGATGGAAATAAAGTTTCGTAGAAGGAACTCCAAGTCAATCGGAGATGACACATTTAAAGCCATTCCCGCTTGCCCTTCGGTTAGGGGTTTGATCCGCCTAAGTAACGCTAATTTTGTCTCATTATCATATGCGGATCTAATAGGCATGCTTCCGATCTCTTGGAGAATGGATGAAAGCGTTGGCAACTCAGAGAAGCCTTTGGATTGTTTACTTTTCTTATAAGCCGAGTGAAGAGCTTCCCTAAACATGTAAGCTTGGGGTGGAGTGAATTTGAAAACGTCAGCAAAAATATCAGTTNNNNNNNNNNATGTTCACTAAGATCCTTAGAGAATGCTGGATTAAGAGGATTTATAGCGAACGGAGCGACAGCCCTACCTGGCGTAAACACCAGCCCTCCTTTTGCAATCACCAATCCACGGTACTCGTTATGCCAGTCAATTATTAACACGGACACCCCAAGGTCTACGAGCCTAGACACTATCGCACCTGCAGTAGTTGACTTGCCTGAACCAGTCATTCCAAAAATTGCTACGTGGGTAGTTAAATCATCTAGCCCAAGGTTAACCCGGTAGAGATTCCTCCCATGTTTTCGGACCCATCCGAGAAATGGTCCATTCCGCTGAACCTGTTCGGGTCTAGCTAAGTAAAAGTTAGGTTCTTCAACGGTATCCGCTGTTGTTGGCGTAGGAGTAACAAAGTTCGTTAACACTACAATCTCAGGTGTTATGAGGAGGTTGGCGGTAAAACCTCCCCCGTAGGGAAGAAAAAACTGCTAATTGCCTCCATTAATTCAACGCCAACTAACCTATTCATTTCCATTTCAGGAAAAACCGCGAAGAGGGATGCTGTTAGATTGCCTACATGGGCTTCCAGTGTGGTTATAAGAGACTCCATATTCTCGGCTTTTCCGTCTGCCCAGAGGAAGAAGAAGATTCCCGTTTGGAAGAAGCCTATCCTTTTCCCCACGAAAAGCCGCTGAAGTTCAGTTTTCTTATCTTGAATATTTTCCTGCATGAGTGTTGAACTAAGCTTGCTGCCACTTAATTTATCTGAAATCTCAGATTCTAAATCTTTGATTTTCGATTTTATCGCTCTTGTCTCCACAGGAATTGGTGTTAGCGATACCATATAAATGCAGGGAATTGAAAATTTCTGTAAGCCAGCGAGTAAATCGCGAAATTTGTAGAAGGTACTTATGTAATCCTCCCGATACATTCGCCCTGAACGATCGATTTCAACTTCTGGAACTTTGGGTCTACCTGTAAGTTGAATTGCAGCCAGCAAACGGAGCATGGATCCAGACTTAAACGCGAGGAATTTTCCATGTAATAATTTCGCCGAATCAAGACTCAAAGTTTGGAATAAATTGACTTCCGATCGTCCGATGGTCATAAGTTTCATTCGAGTATATCTAAACAATTTAACGAGGGAAGTATGTAAAGAAAAACTCGTAGATTGACCAGTTAATACAAAAAGTAATCCAATGACAGCCAGAATTATCATTACGCTAAATAGGGAAAAAATAGGCTCAGAAATCCAGCGAATGTTTAAGAAAAGTATTAGCCCTATTGCTATAAGCACTAAACTTAAAAACAGATTCTCCTTCTGAAAAACCAATTTATTAACCTCGGATAACTACTAACGTATCCATCCAAACAAGCCTTGAGCGATCTGTTCTAGCGCTCTCCACGATTGGCTAAAAGAGTCCCCTACAAATTTTAGAACGTTCTGAACCACACCGAGCATCACGGTAAG
Coding sequences within:
- a CDS encoding DUF87 domain-containing protein is translated as MLTNFVTPTPTTADTVEEPNFYLARPEQVQRNGPFLGWVRKHGRNLYRVNLGLDDLTTHVAIFGMTGSGKSTTAGAIVSRLVDLGVSVLIIDWHNEYRGLVIAKGGLVFTPGRAVAPFAINPLNPAFSKDLSEH